CTCAACCGTGTACCAGCCGAGCGCCGCCGCATCGTCGGCGGCCTCAGCCACCAGCTCCCGATCCGCCTCGACGCGAAAGACCGACAGGAAGAAGTGGCTGCTGAGGCTGCCATCGGCCGCATGGGTCTTCAGGTCATAGGTCGAAAACAGCTGCGGATTGCGCACCGAAATGCCGGTTTCCTCACGGAATTCTCGCAACGCCGTTTGCTCCGGCGTCTCGCCCGGTTCGGCGCGGCCGCCTGGAAAGGCATACATATCGGCAGAAGGCGGATTGCGCCGC
This Rhizobium acidisoli DNA region includes the following protein-coding sequences:
- a CDS encoding NUDIX hydrolase, which encodes MISTAKAASSAILERDGRFLLVLRRNPPSADMYAFPGGRAEPGETPEQTALREFREETGISVRNPQLFSTYDLKTHAADGSLSSHFFLSVFRVEADRELVAEAADDAAALGWYTVEEIRRLPVPQSVLECAERLSGDE